GGGATGAGCGATGTGTGACGGCATGCGGGGCACTCGGGCTCAGGGTGTTTCAGGGTCCTCAGATGCCGGGGGATCATCCTGGGGGAGCTCATCCGCGTAGGGTGCGCGTGGGCCGCCGTGGTTGTTCAGGAGATCATTGGCGGCCATGGCCAGCAGGTCGCGTTCGAGTTCCGGGATGGAGAGCATGCCCTGCAGGTAGGCCTCCACCTCGTACTCACCCACGGA
This genomic interval from Paenarthrobacter aurescens TC1 contains the following:
- a CDS encoding hypothetical protein (identified by Glimmer2; putative); the protein is MGFDINEPEQRSKLRAAIDAAGINIGNLWLYYFSIGGSVGEYEVEAYLQGMLSIPELERDLLAMAANDLLNNHGGPRAPYADELPQDDPPASEDPETP